A genomic window from Gemmatimonadota bacterium includes:
- the lpxA gene encoding acyl-ACP--UDP-N-acetylglucosamine O-acyltransferase, translated as MLDANVLPSAEVHPTAIVDRGAELGADVVVGPYSIVGPNVLIGAGTRLGAHVLIERDTRIGEGCAIHYGAVLGTDPQDLKYAGEATLLTVGDRTVVREYATLNRGTAARGVTEVGCNCLIMAYAHVAHDCVIGDHVILSNAVNMGGHVRIEEFAIVGGLTAVHQFVRIGCHAFVGGASRVPKDVPPYVKAAGNPIRLYGLNSVGLQRRGLAEEVRRELKRAYRLFFHEALNVTQALERARLELELFPEVDRFLAFVEESDRGISL; from the coding sequence ATGCTAGACGCTAACGTGCTGCCTTCCGCCGAGGTGCACCCGACCGCGATCGTCGACCGCGGCGCGGAGCTGGGCGCCGACGTGGTTGTGGGGCCGTACTCGATTGTCGGGCCCAATGTCCTGATAGGCGCGGGCACGCGGCTGGGCGCGCACGTGCTCATCGAGCGGGATACGCGCATTGGCGAGGGTTGCGCCATCCACTATGGAGCGGTGCTGGGCACGGATCCCCAGGACCTGAAATACGCCGGCGAAGCGACGCTGCTGACGGTAGGGGACCGGACCGTGGTGCGGGAATATGCGACGCTGAATCGCGGCACGGCAGCTCGCGGCGTGACCGAGGTCGGGTGCAACTGCCTGATTATGGCCTACGCCCATGTGGCCCACGACTGTGTGATCGGCGACCACGTCATCCTGTCCAACGCCGTCAACATGGGCGGACACGTCCGGATCGAGGAGTTCGCCATCGTGGGTGGCCTGACGGCGGTCCACCAGTTCGTGCGCATCGGCTGCCATGCGTTTGTGGGCGGCGCCTCGCGCGTGCCCAAGGACGTGCCGCCGTACGTGAAGGCGGCCGGCAACCCGATCCGGTTGTACGGCTTGAACAGCGTGGGGCTGCAGCGCCGCGGCCTTGCGGAGGAAGTGCGCCGCGAGCTGAAGCGGGCGTACCGCCTCTTTTTCCACGAGGCTCTCAACGTGACGCAAGCGCTGGAACGCGCCCGCCTCGAGCTGGAACTCTTCCCGGAAGTCGACCGCTTTCTCGCCTTTGTCGAAGAGAGCGATCGCGGGATCTCTCTCTGA
- a CDS encoding 23S rRNA (pseudouridine(1915)-N(3))-methyltransferase RlmH — translation MKLWVLAVGRPGRPLVEAIAGYEERARRYWDFEGVTVREEKAARGRPAREIRAAEAERLMQRIPAGAQVMALTRDGEAWSSMRLAAYLQDLGSGGRSGVAFLIGGAFGLGESVLRRADRRLSLSAFTLPHDLARLVLAEQLYRAGTIVRGEPYHKASNA, via the coding sequence GTGAAGCTCTGGGTGCTGGCTGTCGGCCGTCCGGGCCGGCCGCTCGTGGAGGCGATTGCCGGGTACGAGGAGCGGGCCCGCCGCTACTGGGACTTCGAGGGAGTCACGGTTCGGGAAGAAAAGGCGGCCCGGGGCCGGCCGGCCAGGGAAATCCGGGCGGCCGAGGCGGAGCGGCTGATGCAACGGATCCCGGCCGGAGCGCAGGTCATGGCGCTGACACGCGACGGGGAGGCCTGGAGTTCGATGCGGCTCGCCGCCTACCTGCAGGATCTGGGATCGGGCGGGAGAAGCGGCGTCGCCTTCCTGATCGGCGGCGCGTTCGGACTGGGGGAGAGTGTGTTACGCCGCGCCGACCGGAGACTCAGCCTTTCGGCTTTCACCCTGCCGCATGACCTGGCGCGACTGGTCCTTGCCGAGCAGCTCTACCGCGCGGGCACGATCGTGAGAGGCGAGCCCTACCACAAAGCCAGCAATGCTTGA
- the lpxK gene encoding tetraacyldisaccharide 4'-kinase: MAEVSAAEGPAAGTLASQRFAGLRRLWWDDSDAGAWGWCLAPAELIYRVALALRTRLHASGWPEAARAAVPVVSVGNLVVGGTGKTPVARWVVEQLLSRGARPAVLHGGYGGDEPELHRAWYPEVPVLVGRDRVAAAEKAAAGGATVLVLDDGFQHLRLARDLDLVLVTAEGWCRSPHLLPRGPWREPVSALARAQVVAVTRKVAPPEASQQVAREVRELAPAADVVRLELRAAGWRRALEGSGGQETPRGEVVGVAGVARPDLFLAQARQSGAQVAEMFALPDHYHYDARAAGRIRRASGGRPVVTTAKDAIKLRELLPDVQLWVLEQSVAVESGESQLASRLDALVTPLEARWQP, encoded by the coding sequence ATGGCCGAGGTCAGCGCGGCTGAGGGACCGGCAGCGGGAACCCTTGCTTCCCAGCGGTTCGCGGGCTTACGCCGGCTGTGGTGGGATGATTCGGACGCCGGGGCCTGGGGGTGGTGTCTCGCACCCGCGGAGCTGATCTACCGCGTAGCCCTGGCGCTGCGCACCCGCCTCCATGCCTCCGGCTGGCCCGAAGCGGCGCGGGCCGCAGTGCCTGTCGTGAGCGTCGGCAACCTGGTGGTAGGCGGGACAGGGAAGACGCCAGTGGCACGGTGGGTGGTAGAGCAGCTCCTCAGTCGAGGAGCTCGCCCGGCCGTGCTCCACGGCGGATACGGCGGCGACGAGCCGGAGCTGCATCGGGCCTGGTACCCGGAGGTACCCGTGCTGGTGGGGCGCGATCGGGTCGCGGCAGCGGAGAAAGCAGCAGCCGGCGGCGCCACCGTGCTGGTGCTGGATGATGGGTTCCAACACCTTCGGCTGGCGCGCGACCTCGATCTGGTGCTGGTCACCGCCGAGGGGTGGTGCCGCTCGCCGCACCTGCTGCCTCGCGGCCCCTGGCGGGAACCGGTTTCCGCCCTGGCACGCGCGCAGGTTGTTGCCGTGACCCGGAAGGTCGCGCCGCCTGAAGCATCGCAGCAGGTGGCGCGGGAGGTTCGTGAGCTTGCGCCCGCAGCGGACGTGGTGCGGCTCGAGCTCAGGGCCGCGGGATGGAGGCGCGCGCTCGAGGGCAGCGGGGGGCAGGAAACTCCGCGAGGAGAGGTCGTGGGGGTGGCAGGCGTCGCGCGGCCGGACCTTTTCCTGGCTCAGGCACGGCAGTCCGGAGCGCAAGTGGCGGAGATGTTCGCTCTCCCGGACCACTACCACTACGACGCCCGCGCTGCCGGCCGCATTCGTCGGGCGTCCGGGGGGCGCCCGGTGGTAACCACGGCGAAGGATGCCATCAAGCTCCGCGAGCTGCTCCCCGACGTGCAGCTTTGGGTGCTCGAACAGAGCGTGGCGGTGGAGTCGGGGGAGTCCCAGCTGGCCAGCCGGCTGGATGCCCTGGTGACACCGTTGGAGGCCAGGTGGCAGCCATGA
- a CDS encoding Gfo/Idh/MocA family oxidoreductase, which yields MPERLRLGVAGVGSVGFHHARLLSNLPLAKLAGVHDAEPGRLAEVGRSIGVPAFERLEALLEAVDALVVAVPTPAHEAVACAALRQGVHVLIEKPIALTLEAADRILEAAAATGSVVQIGHVERFNRALRACEPYLDEPLFVESHRLAPFGRRGTDVPVVLDLMIHDLDLVLSVMRRGVTAIAAAGVPVLTPSPDIANARLEFEGGAVANLTASRVSLERMRKIRFFQRSGYISLDLAAGRGVFLRLRPGVVLDPGTPLGASSLHDVVERISFDGDGVEPLRCELESFVAAVAGRTPVSVSGAEGRRALAVALEIVQRIEGHVAHAGPA from the coding sequence ATGCCGGAGCGGCTGCGGCTCGGTGTGGCCGGGGTCGGGAGTGTGGGCTTTCATCACGCCCGATTGCTGAGCAACCTGCCCTTGGCGAAGCTGGCGGGCGTCCACGACGCGGAGCCCGGCCGTTTGGCGGAGGTGGGGCGCAGCATTGGGGTGCCGGCTTTCGAACGTCTCGAGGCACTGCTGGAGGCCGTGGACGCGCTGGTCGTTGCGGTTCCGACGCCGGCACACGAGGCCGTGGCTTGCGCTGCGCTGCGCCAGGGAGTGCACGTGTTGATCGAGAAGCCGATTGCCCTGACGCTGGAGGCGGCCGACCGGATCCTGGAAGCCGCGGCCGCCACCGGGAGTGTGGTGCAGATCGGGCACGTGGAGCGCTTCAACCGTGCGTTGCGGGCGTGCGAGCCGTACCTGGACGAACCGCTATTCGTCGAGAGCCACCGGCTGGCGCCATTCGGGCGACGGGGCACGGATGTGCCCGTTGTGCTGGACCTCATGATTCATGACCTGGACCTGGTGCTCAGTGTGATGCGGCGCGGTGTGACGGCGATCGCCGCGGCCGGCGTGCCGGTGCTGACGCCGAGTCCGGATATCGCGAACGCGCGGCTGGAATTCGAGGGGGGCGCCGTGGCCAACCTCACGGCCAGCCGGGTCTCGCTCGAGAGGATGCGGAAGATTCGCTTCTTCCAGCGATCGGGCTACATCAGTCTTGACCTGGCGGCGGGACGCGGCGTGTTCCTGCGCCTGCGTCCGGGCGTGGTGCTGGATCCGGGTACGCCGCTCGGCGCCAGCTCCCTGCACGACGTGGTGGAACGCATCTCCTTCGATGGCGATGGAGTCGAGCCGCTCCGCTGTGAGCTGGAGAGCTTCGTCGCGGCAGTTGCGGGGCGGACTCCCGTGAGCGTTTCGGGCGCAGAGGGGCGGCGCGCACTGGCGGTTGCACTGGAGATCGTGCAGAGAATCGAGGGACATGTCGCTCATGCAGGGCCGGCGTGA
- the murJ gene encoding murein biosynthesis integral membrane protein MurJ produces the protein MRRPSLRWYGGWPHSNPKSNGWARISSVWKTRASSCTVCWKRSPRPGALCHPVNVPPEPAPVRDSARSAHWVAAGILFSRLAGLVRERVFAHYFGTAAPADAWRAALRMPNVLQNLLGEGTLSASFIPVYAELLEQGREEEAGRVAGAVFALLLAVAGALTLIGLLLAPALVSVFLPGFTGLRRELTIGAARILFPMTGVLVLSAWALAILNSHRRFFIPYVAPVLWNAAMIATLLGLGGRLAQAQLVMALAWGALLGGMLQFLIQLPWVLALERRLAVAWDIRLAGVREAVRNAGPALLGRGVVQLSAWVDLILASLLAQGAVAALGYAQTLYILPVSLFGMSVAAAELPELARERGGPAGALRERASAGLRRISFYIVPTVVGYLLLGDVIVAALYQTGDFGAGDTLLVYFALAGYTVGLLASTASRLYSSAFFALHDTRTPAKVAFLRVLLAGLGGYLLMFRLDEVVVDGRALGAVGLSVATGAAAWVEWVLLRRSLGRRVGAIRVGAGRLARMSIAAGVAGGLARGVVLVLPPLSPLLTGVLALTAFGAAYFGIAAALGIEETHDALRVLRRRLPS, from the coding sequence ATGCGCCGACCGAGCTTGCGCTGGTACGGCGGCTGGCCACACTCGAATCCGAAGTCGAACGGCTGGGCCAGGATCTCCAGCGTCTGGAAGACGAGAGCGAGTTCCTGCACCGTCTGCTGGAAGCGAAGCCCGCGGCCGGGGGCGCTCTGCCATCCGGTGAACGTCCCTCCTGAACCCGCCCCAGTCCGGGACTCTGCCCGCTCCGCCCATTGGGTAGCAGCGGGCATTCTTTTTAGCCGCCTTGCTGGGTTAGTGCGGGAGCGAGTCTTTGCGCACTATTTTGGCACGGCCGCGCCCGCCGACGCCTGGCGCGCGGCGCTGCGTATGCCCAATGTCCTGCAGAACCTGCTGGGCGAGGGTACGCTGAGCGCGTCCTTCATCCCGGTTTACGCAGAGCTGCTGGAGCAGGGCAGGGAAGAGGAAGCGGGCCGCGTAGCCGGTGCGGTTTTCGCCCTGCTTCTGGCCGTGGCCGGTGCGCTCACGCTGATCGGCCTGCTCCTCGCCCCGGCCTTGGTCAGCGTCTTCCTGCCGGGCTTTACCGGGCTGCGCCGCGAGCTCACCATCGGTGCGGCGCGCATCCTATTTCCCATGACCGGGGTGCTCGTGCTGTCGGCATGGGCGCTCGCAATCCTGAACAGCCACCGTCGTTTCTTCATCCCCTACGTCGCCCCCGTGCTGTGGAACGCCGCCATGATCGCCACGCTGCTCGGGTTGGGCGGGCGCCTGGCGCAGGCGCAACTGGTCATGGCCCTGGCGTGGGGCGCGCTACTGGGCGGTATGCTCCAGTTCCTGATCCAGCTTCCCTGGGTGCTGGCGCTCGAGCGCCGGCTGGCTGTGGCCTGGGACATTCGGCTGGCGGGGGTGCGGGAGGCGGTACGAAACGCCGGGCCGGCACTTCTCGGCCGGGGCGTCGTGCAGCTCAGCGCGTGGGTGGACCTGATCCTCGCCTCGCTGCTGGCGCAGGGCGCGGTGGCCGCGCTGGGCTACGCCCAGACCCTCTACATCCTGCCGGTTAGCCTGTTCGGCATGTCTGTAGCCGCCGCGGAGCTGCCGGAGCTGGCCCGCGAGCGGGGCGGGCCGGCCGGCGCACTCCGCGAGCGGGCCAGCGCCGGGCTCCGGCGCATCTCCTTCTACATCGTGCCCACCGTGGTCGGCTATCTGCTCCTGGGCGATGTGATCGTCGCCGCGCTTTACCAGACCGGCGATTTCGGGGCAGGTGACACCCTCCTGGTCTATTTCGCGCTGGCCGGCTACACGGTCGGGCTCCTCGCTTCGACGGCCAGCAGGCTCTATAGCTCGGCGTTCTTTGCGCTGCACGACACCAGGACGCCGGCCAAGGTGGCGTTTCTCCGTGTCCTCCTCGCCGGCCTGGGCGGATACCTGCTCATGTTCCGGCTGGACGAAGTCGTGGTAGACGGGCGCGCCCTCGGGGCTGTGGGGCTGAGTGTGGCGACGGGAGCTGCGGCCTGGGTCGAGTGGGTGCTCCTGAGACGCTCGCTCGGCCGCCGGGTCGGGGCCATCCGGGTCGGCGCCGGCCGGCTCGCCCGCATGAGCATCGCGGCTGGCGTAGCGGGAGGCTTGGCCCGCGGGGTCGTGCTCGTACTGCCGCCGCTCAGCCCCCTTCTCACGGGCGTGCTGGCGCTCACCGCGTTCGGCGCCGCCTACTTCGGCATCGCGGCTGCGCTCGGGATCGAGGAAACTCACGACGCGCTGCGCGTGCTGCGCCGACGGCTCCCGTCCTGA
- a CDS encoding Glu/Leu/Phe/Val dehydrogenase, which yields MESAPRTAGSEDAGLINEENPFEAMMERFDRAAELLELDPGLYKILRHPEKQVITSIPVLMDNGEVEVFKGYRVLYNTSRGPAKGGIRFDLGVTLDEVTALAAWMTWKCAVVNIPFGGAKGGVICDPYRLSPGELERLTRRYTASILEVLGPESDVPAPDVNTNEQVMAWVMDTYSMHRRHTVTSVVTGKPIELGGSLGRREATGRGVRIVVKEALRELGLPLHGTKVAVQGFGNVGSVAARLLEEDGLTVVGISDRTGAIYNAHGILVNDAIKWIEENRFLEGFTGGEPISNEELLELDVDVLVPAALENVITRRNAPSIRARVIAEGANGPTTAPADAILDEKGVFVIPDILANAGGVTVSYFEWVQNREGYFWSEDVVIKRLREVMIRSFHNLLGFSREHGVNLRTAAYMLAIDRVAAVHRMRGIYA from the coding sequence ATGGAGTCGGCCCCGAGGACAGCCGGGTCGGAAGATGCCGGCCTTATCAATGAGGAGAACCCGTTCGAAGCGATGATGGAGCGCTTCGATCGTGCCGCAGAGCTACTCGAACTGGACCCCGGTCTCTACAAGATCCTTCGCCATCCGGAGAAGCAGGTGATCACCTCGATCCCGGTGTTGATGGACAACGGGGAGGTGGAGGTTTTCAAAGGATACCGCGTGCTCTACAACACATCGCGGGGACCGGCCAAAGGCGGGATCCGCTTCGATCTGGGCGTTACTCTGGACGAGGTGACGGCACTGGCGGCGTGGATGACGTGGAAGTGCGCGGTGGTGAACATTCCCTTCGGCGGGGCCAAGGGTGGCGTGATCTGCGACCCGTATCGGCTGTCCCCGGGCGAGCTGGAGCGGCTGACCCGGCGCTACACGGCCTCCATCCTGGAGGTGCTGGGCCCGGAATCGGACGTGCCCGCGCCGGATGTGAACACGAACGAGCAGGTGATGGCCTGGGTCATGGACACCTACTCGATGCACCGGCGCCATACCGTCACCTCGGTCGTCACAGGAAAGCCCATCGAGCTAGGCGGTTCGCTCGGGCGGAGGGAGGCGACGGGGCGGGGGGTGAGGATCGTGGTGAAGGAAGCGCTGCGCGAGCTGGGGCTGCCGCTCCACGGAACCAAGGTGGCGGTTCAAGGCTTCGGGAACGTCGGCTCGGTTGCCGCCCGCCTGCTGGAAGAGGACGGCTTGACCGTGGTCGGGATCAGCGACCGGACGGGGGCCATCTACAATGCGCATGGCATTCTTGTGAATGATGCCATCAAGTGGATCGAGGAAAACCGGTTCCTGGAGGGCTTCACAGGGGGCGAGCCGATTTCCAATGAGGAACTGCTGGAGCTGGATGTGGACGTCCTGGTCCCGGCTGCGCTGGAGAACGTGATCACGCGGCGCAACGCGCCGAGCATCCGGGCTCGCGTCATTGCCGAAGGTGCGAATGGCCCGACCACGGCACCTGCGGATGCCATTCTGGATGAAAAGGGCGTGTTTGTGATACCGGACATCCTGGCCAACGCGGGTGGCGTCACGGTCAGCTACTTCGAGTGGGTGCAGAATCGGGAAGGCTACTTCTGGAGCGAGGACGTGGTGATCAAGAGGCTCCGCGAGGTCATGATCCGGTCGTTCCACAACCTGCTGGGCTTTTCCAGGGAGCACGGGGTGAACTTGCGGACGGCGGCGTACATGCTGGCAATCGACCGGGTAGCGGCTGTTCATCGGATGCGGGGCATTTACGCGTAG
- a CDS encoding lysophospholipid acyltransferase family protein, which yields MRRGLRHWLVGSAGRGVLDAWLATLHFEVRGAENYQCLWDGGRPVIFALWHGRLLPLTYLHRRQGITTLVSRSRDGEYITRIMERWGYAVVRGSSTRGGRGGLRELLRHARAGRTLAFTPDGPRGPRQKVKLGAVVAAQLSGLPLVPMAAGADRAWWVRSWDRFLLPRPFARVCVAYGAPREIPRGADARELRRQARLLEDELNRLLEEVDGRGQRG from the coding sequence GTGAGACGCGGACTGCGCCACTGGCTGGTCGGGTCCGCGGGGCGTGGGGTGCTCGATGCCTGGCTTGCCACGCTGCACTTCGAGGTGCGCGGTGCGGAGAACTACCAGTGCCTGTGGGACGGGGGCCGGCCGGTAATTTTCGCACTCTGGCACGGCCGGCTCCTGCCGCTCACCTACCTCCACCGCCGGCAAGGAATTACCACCCTGGTCAGCCGCTCGCGGGACGGGGAGTACATCACCCGCATCATGGAGCGCTGGGGCTATGCCGTTGTGCGGGGCTCGAGCACGCGTGGCGGACGCGGGGGGTTGCGGGAGCTGCTGCGCCATGCCAGGGCCGGCCGAACGCTTGCCTTCACACCGGATGGGCCACGGGGGCCGCGCCAGAAGGTGAAGCTGGGAGCGGTCGTGGCGGCGCAGCTCAGCGGGTTGCCGCTCGTGCCCATGGCAGCTGGAGCCGACCGCGCCTGGTGGGTCCGGAGCTGGGACCGCTTCCTTCTCCCCCGGCCCTTTGCCAGGGTGTGCGTGGCCTACGGCGCCCCCCGGGAGATCCCGCGGGGCGCGGATGCGCGAGAGCTGCGCCGCCAGGCCCGGCTGCTGGAGGACGAGCTGAACCGGCTGCTCGAGGAAGTGGATGGCCGAGGTCAGCGCGGCTGA
- the lpxB gene encoding lipid-A-disaccharide synthase, with protein sequence MRTVFLSAGELSGDLHGAAVARELRRQWPDVQLFGLGGPRMAEAGVELLADLDRLGVMGFAEVIQHLPYFARLLQRLRRELEARGAELLLLIDYPGFNLRLARLARDRAIPVLYYIAPQVWAWHEGRVKQLAERADRMALVLPFEEPLFQAAGARAEFVGHPLLDLPPVESSREEFCRRVGLDPGRPILALFPGSRAQELNRHLHLFLETARRIGLRRAEVQPVIAQSPVLSPAAYLGAGYPRVLNARELLAHSDAALVKSGTTTLEAALAGVPMVIAYRAHPATLWLARRLVKVPHIGLVNLVAGERLVPELVQEQATPAALSDAVISLLRAESSTRRSVIEGLGRVRAALAYPHADNAGTAARRVTRMAAELLAGAA encoded by the coding sequence GTGCGTACAGTCTTCCTGTCGGCGGGCGAGCTGTCCGGTGACCTTCATGGTGCCGCCGTCGCCCGCGAGCTGAGGCGGCAGTGGCCAGACGTCCAGCTCTTTGGGCTGGGCGGCCCGCGCATGGCCGAAGCCGGGGTCGAGCTGCTGGCCGACCTGGACCGCCTCGGCGTCATGGGCTTTGCCGAGGTCATCCAGCACCTGCCGTACTTTGCGCGTTTACTGCAGCGGCTGCGGCGGGAGCTGGAGGCGCGGGGTGCGGAGCTCCTCCTGCTGATTGACTATCCCGGTTTTAACCTGCGGCTGGCTCGCCTGGCGCGCGACCGCGCCATTCCGGTCTTGTATTACATTGCGCCTCAGGTCTGGGCGTGGCATGAAGGCCGGGTGAAGCAGCTCGCGGAACGTGCCGATCGGATGGCGCTCGTGCTGCCCTTCGAGGAGCCGCTGTTCCAGGCGGCCGGCGCACGGGCAGAGTTCGTCGGCCACCCGCTCCTGGATCTGCCGCCGGTGGAGTCGTCGCGCGAAGAGTTTTGCCGGCGGGTGGGGCTCGATCCTGGGCGTCCGATCCTGGCCCTTTTTCCGGGCTCGCGCGCCCAGGAGCTCAACCGCCACCTGCATCTCTTTCTCGAGACGGCGCGCCGGATCGGGCTGCGGCGCGCCGAGGTTCAGCCAGTCATTGCCCAGTCACCGGTGCTTTCGCCGGCCGCGTACCTAGGGGCGGGGTACCCCCGAGTCTTGAACGCACGGGAGCTGCTGGCACACTCTGACGCTGCGCTCGTGAAGTCGGGGACGACGACCCTGGAGGCGGCACTGGCCGGCGTGCCCATGGTGATTGCTTATCGAGCCCACCCCGCCACGCTGTGGCTGGCCCGGCGGCTGGTGAAGGTGCCGCACATCGGGCTGGTGAATCTCGTGGCCGGGGAGCGGCTGGTGCCCGAGCTGGTGCAGGAGCAGGCGACGCCCGCCGCGCTCAGCGACGCCGTAATCTCGCTGCTGCGAGCCGAGTCCTCGACTCGCCGCAGCGTCATAGAGGGGCTGGGCAGGGTGCGCGCTGCGCTGGCCTACCCCCACGCCGACAACGCGGGTACGGCAGCCAGACGCGTGACCCGAATGGCCGCCGAGCTACTGGCGGGCGCGGCGTGA
- the bshC gene encoding bacillithiol biosynthesis cysteine-adding enzyme BshC has translation MLEILAGRLQGGGRLLEDYYEASAALAAFFSGSPWDPEAYRRKTAEVTRRFDTARLRAMAEVVRPTSEAARQQLDRVVEGGGVFVTTGHQPGLLLGPLYTVYKALSAVRLAQALEPVLGRPVAPLFWVASDDHDWEEANQVHLLDLSNELRRLEIPGASGGRRPSMRLRRLGPGIEQVLEELRRLLPETEFTPALLEQVESAYRPGRTVAEAFMELFTSVLGPLDLLLVDGGDPVLKRQGAAVLARELEGAAEHEVRLTEQTARLEQWGYSGQVTILPSAANLFYEDEQARERLLREDGAWVLRRRGQRWSDRELRALLEAQPDRFSPNVVLRPILESYVFPTVAYVGGPAEVNYFAQLGCLFQAHGLEMPLVLPRCSVWLIEPKVRKVLEKFRLEVHDFRGPAHELAARLLREELPEGITWAVALLRQALLEGYERLVEESGSIDPTLAGPLQAARNASLVQLQESEKRIAQHFKKHSATGLGQLEKARSNLFPSGQPQERVLNVLHYLVRYGPDLLPAAAQALPIELGTAAPVWSGVQCPPVVEAGSARGGR, from the coding sequence ATGCTTGAGATCCTGGCAGGACGCCTGCAAGGCGGGGGTCGCCTGCTCGAGGACTACTACGAGGCGTCCGCCGCCCTGGCGGCTTTCTTTTCCGGTTCGCCGTGGGATCCAGAGGCCTACCGGCGCAAGACGGCGGAAGTGACCCGACGCTTCGATACCGCGCGCCTGCGAGCCATGGCGGAGGTCGTACGCCCCACATCGGAGGCGGCGCGGCAGCAGCTCGATCGAGTCGTGGAAGGGGGCGGTGTGTTCGTCACGACGGGCCACCAACCCGGGCTGCTGCTGGGACCATTGTACACGGTGTACAAGGCGCTTTCGGCCGTGCGGCTGGCGCAGGCGCTCGAGCCGGTGCTGGGTCGCCCGGTCGCGCCGCTTTTCTGGGTGGCCTCGGACGATCACGATTGGGAAGAGGCGAACCAGGTCCACCTGCTCGATTTGTCCAACGAATTGCGGCGCCTCGAGATCCCTGGCGCCTCCGGCGGACGGCGGCCGTCCATGCGGCTGCGCCGCCTGGGGCCCGGAATCGAGCAGGTGCTGGAGGAGCTGCGCCGGCTGCTTCCCGAGACCGAGTTCACACCGGCGCTGCTCGAGCAGGTCGAATCGGCGTACCGGCCGGGGCGAACGGTGGCGGAGGCGTTCATGGAGCTCTTCACCTCGGTGCTCGGCCCGCTGGACCTTCTGCTCGTGGATGGCGGTGATCCTGTGCTCAAGCGGCAGGGTGCGGCGGTGCTGGCCAGGGAGCTCGAGGGTGCGGCGGAGCACGAAGTCCGATTGACGGAGCAGACTGCTCGGCTGGAACAGTGGGGGTACTCCGGCCAGGTTACGATCCTGCCCAGTGCGGCCAATCTCTTCTACGAGGACGAGCAGGCGCGCGAGCGGCTGCTGCGCGAGGATGGGGCGTGGGTGCTGCGCCGCCGCGGGCAGCGTTGGAGCGACCGGGAGCTCCGCGCGCTACTCGAGGCACAGCCCGATCGCTTCTCACCGAACGTGGTGCTGCGGCCCATCCTCGAGAGTTATGTGTTCCCGACCGTCGCCTACGTCGGTGGTCCGGCGGAGGTCAACTATTTTGCCCAGCTCGGCTGCCTCTTCCAGGCGCACGGCCTGGAGATGCCACTGGTGCTTCCCCGCTGCAGCGTGTGGCTCATCGAGCCCAAGGTGCGGAAGGTGTTGGAGAAATTCCGGCTCGAGGTGCACGACTTCCGGGGGCCGGCCCACGAGCTGGCCGCACGGCTGCTGCGGGAGGAGCTGCCGGAAGGGATCACCTGGGCTGTGGCACTGCTGCGCCAGGCGCTGCTGGAGGGGTACGAGCGGCTGGTCGAGGAATCCGGGTCCATTGACCCGACGCTGGCCGGACCGCTGCAGGCGGCGCGCAATGCCAGCCTGGTGCAACTGCAGGAGTCAGAGAAGAGGATCGCGCAGCATTTCAAGAAGCATAGCGCTACCGGGCTGGGACAACTGGAAAAGGCGCGCAGCAACCTCTTCCCTTCCGGTCAGCCGCAGGAGCGGGTACTGAACGTGCTCCACTATCTGGTGCGCTACGGGCCGGACTTGCTGCCGGCGGCTGCTCAGGCATTACCGATCGAGCTGGGCACGGCTGCACCGGTTTGGAGCGGCGTGCAGTGCCCGCCGGTGGTGGAAGCGGGAAGCGCCAGGGGTGGCCGCTGA